tttttattttgtggtcTCTATCTTATTTTCTTAGTCAAAGTCATGTTCATACTATACGcatgtcaaaaaaataaaaataatatctatGTCAAAAATTTCATCCATTTTTGTGATTTTACCTCCCTTAATTCTTATCAATCTGATTATAAAATGACATCCTATCTATTTCTAAAATTCatctttcaaataaaaaaactagAATTCACTCTTAGCAGAATTCATCTTTTTAATATCATCATCACTATCATGTCAGACTTTTTTGATAATGATTCCGATCCTGATATCTTTTTAGGTGATGATTCCGATCccgatgaaaaagaaaaagactatGGTGATACGCCGTCTAGTTCTAGCTCAGAGGAAAATGTTAAGGATGATGATTTGAATGATGACAGTGCATTTCCTATTAATTACTCTCATACTAATAATATTGATGAAGTTACCGAAGAAGAAGAatacgaagaagaagaagttgaacatgaagaggagaaggagaacAAGGAAGAGGAAACCAAGGAAGAAGATGATGGTTATGAGGCCGATGAGAATGACGAGGCCGACAATGAGGATGGAAAAGATGATTAGTTTAtctagtattttattttaatgattccTATCCTTCTATATCTTAGTTTTTCTCTTCCAGTgcattttatctttttctcttctagtttattttattttcctcttttttattttagagtTGTTGATGAATTTATTAAACAAACtcacttttgttttcttttagtttggttcattttatttctattttatttcattttagaGTACTTGATGAATTTAATAAACCTATATAAGTGATAGATGAGATACGACTTATGCTAAGCACATGTCTAAtattaagatttattttttcatacaaatgATCTAGTGTAATTATTTTACATATGATTTGATATTTCATTTGCAACAATCTATACATAATATCAAGTTAAATATAGACATTTGATATGTGTTACATCtcagtttttgaaaaaaattagaaatagaaaaagattaaattggaaatagtaaaatctgaaattttgcaagttatgctaagtatgagttttaagtcaatttcaaacgatcaTAATTTTCAGTATAgtatgagttaggtggcccataaaatctcaaatgaaaggtcttggaatcctctttccaatgccaccaattttgctaattttcgagcttgtatgagggagatcTGTCTGTTTAAAGTCAGGTTATCTAGTTAAAAAAAGATACTCATATTTAAGAGGGGTAAtgtggtcttttccttacccaattaacttaaaatgaaaattttgtgatatccaagggtctaaactgatttggttgagttttACCAATCCTAAAATacactagggctttgagagaagttcaagaagaggagaaaaggagaaaagtcaagcgTTCGtcaagttcaagaagaggagaaaaagagaaaagtcaagcgttcgtcaagttcttgaggATTTCGTtgcggatttcgccaagggtttgatccctaagaggtatgtgagttcacatagcgttgggttcctttacccacacaccaatcatgattaaTTCAACGTAATTTCGTTCTTCAATGTaaaggatttgagttcttgataattttgttgaagtttcttccgaaatcttgattgttgaggttttgatgagttcttgagataataatatgaattttaaGGTTGCTTTTAGTGGATTAACGTATACTAATGTTGGGTAGTcgaatctaagtgattgggaAATAAATCATTAGATTCTACTCGATTAGGGTCGATAAATGAGTAAGGAAATTTGTCAATTTTTCTGGGAAAAGGTGTGGGGCGCCACGCCACTCAGTGCACCCCAACCCAGGTCCTCTAACCTTTCccatttattttcatttgagttccctcgaatcgtacctatgttttatagtcaATTTCATCACTCTAAGGTATGTCTAAACATCAAGAGATCATTTATAACATGAGACcataacccttgaatccataattcaaattcaaggaagagctaagagtcaagtctaaaGAGTTCTTAGAGACTTtgcaaaagtcttttacaattttaaaaaacttgttttaagacttaagcaatgagtttgagaaagagaagaatcgagttcatattctttaaaatattatatgggaactaaatatttacaaagagtaaatgttttcacatttaagaagAAAGGAAGAATCAATTTCCAAAAAGGGTTTTCATGAGCAGTtctgagtaccatctcttttaagagatagATTTTTAGTAAACCACCGAGAaagtcatgtttttaaacatatgagctgagtttatttttgagagtagtattgagaaacgatatggggacaagttcatacaactcaaagtcctcataaaccatgtaaccaatgtgggtagaaagggtcatactttttagatgattcgtTATTGATTTTTAAACATAGTTAGTGAATctacttagttgaggagttctataccctgacagagtataggacagttctagcaaCATGGGCGAGACGATATATCATCaaatagctcatagtgatgattgtcagttagagaatctcccacagagttacttgtattttcatatacaaatttaagttatTATCGTGTCTTTCAATACACTAT
This genomic stretch from Solanum stenotomum isolate F172 chromosome 10, ASM1918654v1, whole genome shotgun sequence harbors:
- the LOC125843165 gene encoding uncharacterized protein LOC125843165, which produces MSDFFDNDSDPDIFLGDDSDPDEKEKDYGDTPSSSSSEENVKDDDLNDDSAFPINYSHTNNIDEVTEEEEYEEEEVEHEEEKENKEEETKEEDDGYEADENDEADNEDGKDD